The stretch of DNA GATTGCTTTATATTTTGACAACTTGACAAGTTGACAGATTTTTCTCGGGGCTCTAGCCTATGGGCACACGGGCAACCCAGGCTCTGAGGAGGTTTCATGAGTGTGGTCTCCCACGATGCGATTCATCCCGCGCTCGCAAGCATCGAGGCCGCCAAGGCTGCATTGCGGGAGCGCTTCGAGGAGCATCTTGCTCGAGCGTCGGCGGCGGTAGTGCTGAAAGCCGTGGCGCTTGCAGACGAGAAGGCTTTTGCTGCGCTCGCCAAGGTCGAGGTTGAGGCGAAGCGTAGTATTGCAACGCGCAACCAGGAGGCGGTGGCCAGGATGAAGGCGCGCGCCTTTGAACGGGTAGACACTCGCTGTGAGCTGCTCGACGCTAAAGCAGCGTGCGAAATTCTGGGCATTACCAAACAAGCACTAAGTCAGAAGACCAAGGCGGGGAAGCTCCTGGCCTACACCAATACCGGCAATCGCAGAAAGTTCTACCCGTCGTTTCAGTTTGTCGAAAACAAGCCAAGGTCGATCATTGAGGCATTGATTACATCGCTTGATGTTGATCCTGCTGATACGGAAGCAATGAACACGCTCGTTCAGCACCTGGTCGGCAGAATGGATTACTCCGACCCAGGCGAGCCGAGCAACGAAGTGCCCCGGTTTGAAGTACTGGATGATTCAGCTGCTCTGGAAATTATCAAGCGTGACTACCGGAATGCGTTCATGGCGGGACAGTGAAGGCGGGCCTCGTGAGAGGTCCGCTTTTTTGTGCTCACTCCAGCACTACACCCAGACTCTCCAGGAATTCCACAGCCGTCTCCCCATTCGGTAACAGTGCTTCCATACACAGTTGGTGGCTGATCGCCTCGACTTGGCGCCTACGGCCCTCGAACAGCACCAGGTTGCACCCGTCCATGGACCCGGTCACGGTGTAAACCGCTGACTGATAGAGCAGGCCATCGACCTCACCGACATTCATGCATGCTTGGCTGATTTTTTGGGTGAGTGCATATCCCTCTCGTCCCTGTCCCTTGGCCTGCACGATATCGCGCACTTTGTGGTGGGTGGCTCTATTCGCCAATGCGGCCACGTCAACCACGTTCAATACACGCGCCGCCTTGAGTCGATGCAGTGATGTTTGCTCTAGTCGCCAGAGACTCACTGACTGGTCATCAACACCCTGGCCAGGCTGGAAGGACTCGGCCACGGCAACCTCCTCGGTGAGACCGAGGTAATAGACGCCGATCTGTTTGGCGGGATCGGCATAGCGGGTGTCGGAGTCTGCACAATAGTTGACGGGGTTGGCATCTTATAAGGAAGGCTGGACGCGGTGCAGCGCTGTACCCACTGGTATGTGGCGTATCAGCTCCGGATAACGCCTCAGTGTCTCTAGCACTTGCCTGGCAATGGTATTTTCGGGCTGTTTCGCCATACCACTCATGAAAAGCCTCCGAGCAACTGCCGTGGTGTTTGCAGGTGCCGCCAAATGAACGGCAGGAGCTACTTAGCCTTTCTTGTCCTAGATGGACTTGAAGTGCCGGTCATAGTCACTTGGGTGTTCACATCCTTGCTTGTAAGGATCCATATCGCAGGCGAATTTCTGGTTCTGCCGATCAGACAAAAGAAGGATTCTGCCATTGGCGCAACCGGATAGAAGCAGCATCAGCATCCATACACATTTGTTCATTGCATGTCTTTGAACAGGGAAAGTTCCTTTGATTTTCGCCAAGCAATGATCCGTGCGATCACCCCTTCGGCGCAGCCCTCGAGGTCGTTTGCCGGGTAGTAGAGGAGGTCAGAGCCATCCGGGTGTCCGGCCATCTCGATAAAGTGTTCGAGCAAGCGATCCTGCCAAGCCGAGGTACCGGAAGCCTGTAGCAATTCCTCAACCACAGTCCTGAATTCGGCGCACGTGTAATCTGTAAGGGAGAGTTTTTGACTAATCACCACTTTACCTCCGATGACAGCGCGTACTGCAGGGCACTCATGATCCGCAGGTTCTCGGCGTCGTACATCGCACCGCCAAAGGCGGGTGAGTCGAGGTGGCAGATCTCAAAGTTGCGCACGCCTTTTGCGGTTTCACCGAAAGGCGCGCGGGGTGGCCAGCCTTGCTTGATGCGGTTGAGTTGCGAGGTAACGAATTGTTGGGAGTAGATCGGATCTTCTGCGATTGCCAGCCAGAAAGCCTGAGAGAAATCGTCGAAGTCGTTGAAGGTTTGTTCAGCAAGTTTGTTTGCTATATGCCCGGGGAGTGGGAATGCCATGTCAGCGTTTCTCTCTTGAAGTGATGTCGAGATCATGGCTGTGTTTTTTTGGGATGGAAATATTCACCGTGCTACATTGGATGTAGGTTCATTTTGAAGAGATTGTAGGAGTGTTCTCACTCCAAAGGGAGGTACCCCGCCGGAGCGGGGCTTAGGGCTCAAGGGGCTTTTAATCCGGTTTTTTGGTTGGAGGCGCGCCACTCTTTAATAATTCGTAAAATTTCTTCAGGGGTGTCCAACCCATCGGCTTCAGGCCAATAGATAAGGTCAGATCCGCTGGGGTGCTCAGAGATTTCTTTGAATTTCAAGATGCGCAAATCCAGTTCTTTTTCGCTTACATCATCCGCCGGATCGGTGATGGAGGTAATGAACTCAAGGAATTCAGCCTCGGTGAAGTCGGAAAATATCTTGTTGTCTTTCATTGCGATGTCCCGTAGTGGATTCGGTTATGAGCCTCTGGTGTCACCACTCTTATATTGTCTACGTCGTATACGGCTCCACCTTCCGAAATTGGAATGACATGGTGAAGTATAAAGGTAGCATTACCTTTGTAGTGGTCGATGTCGCGCGCCTTAGGGGCGTAGCCTTTGCTCATGAGCTTATTGTTTGTGGTGTTGAATTGCTTTGAGAGCTCTAGTGTATTGGCGACAATTTTCCAGAATTCACTTCTGAACGCATCAAAGTCTCGAAATTCTCTGCCTCTCAGCAAGTCTGCAATTACAGCGGGAATTGCGGCGCCAGCTTTCCGGGTTTCCTCTGAAAGCCAGACACCTTCGACCATTGATCCTTGACCTGTGACGGTTCCCGGTTCATACCGTGGACTCTTGAAAACCACCAGGATAGGCGGCAATCCCGAGTCGATCGGGAAGGTGATGATCAGCCGTTCCTGATCGAGAAGATCCAGTGCAGGATAGCTTTCCGTTGTGTTGCTTACAGGGTTGAGGCTGCTGCCGGTGTAAACAACCGTGCCCGGCGGAGCGGGTGGCAGGCTAGTGGAGCTACCTTCACCACCTCCGGGCGGGCTGGCGGGTGTCCAGGTCAGGATGCGCTGTGGGTTCTCCAGTGCGAGGCTGTATACCTGCCGTTCAGCATCAAGTGTTGCGGCCCTTACCGGCACTGCCTTACCGCCGGGAACCAGGTACAAGCTGATGTCGTTTGCGTCTTCACTACCGGCAAGTAAATAAGGCACGTCCACGCTGGCTGTTGAAAGGGCGAGGGCGGCCAGGTCAGGTCCGTCTGGTGGAGAAAGGCTGGAAAGAGGAGTGCTGATCAGGTACCGCCTTTCCGAATTACCCAGCGTTGCAGGCCAGGCTGCCGAAAGTATGGCTACAGCCAAGGGGGCCTTTGTGGTAGCCAATCGACCTACCGCTGCGATGATTGCTTCGCGAATAGCAACCGACGCGACATCCGCAGCAAAGGTCGCCAACCCGATCGGAATGACGGTCGTCGCAGAGGCAGCGGAGTGGGTGTCGTTGATGTAACTGATGCGTTGGCGTGCTGCCTCGGCTTGCTGCCGGGCCGCTTCTTCGGCAGCTATCCGTTCAGCTTCTGCTTGCTGACGTGCAGCTTCTTCGCTAGCTATCCGCGCTGCTTCTGCTTGCTGACGTGCAGCCTCTTCGGCAGCTGCATGTTCGGCTGCAATCCTTACCTGC from Pseudomonas putida encodes:
- a CDS encoding S-type pyocin, which encodes MAFPLPGHIANKLAEQTFNDFDDFSQAFWLAIAEDPIYSQQFVTSQLNRIKQGWPPRAPFGETAKGVRNFEICHLDSPAFGGAMYDAENLRIMSALQYALSSEVKW
- a CDS encoding bacteriocin immunity protein; its protein translation is MKDNKIFSDFTEAEFLEFITSITDPADDVSEKELDLRILKFKEISEHPSGSDLIYWPEADGLDTPEEILRIIKEWRASNQKTGLKAP
- a CDS encoding RES domain-containing protein, coding for MGVYYLGLTEEVAVAESFQPGQGVDDQSVSLWRLEQTSLHRLKAARVLNVVDVAALANRATHHKVRDIVQAKGQGREGYALTQKISQACMNVGEVDGLLYQSAVYTVTGSMDGCNLVLFEGRRRQVEAISHQLCMEALLPNGETAVEFLESLGVVLE
- a CDS encoding bacteriocin immunity protein, whose amino-acid sequence is MISQKLSLTDYTCAEFRTVVEELLQASGTSAWQDRLLEHFIEMAGHPDGSDLLYYPANDLEGCAEGVIARIIAWRKSKELSLFKDMQ
- a CDS encoding S-type pyocin domain-containing protein encodes the protein MAQNETVKFGEPFRDSRGALNLNEGVLTRAQAPDRVPLSPLPPLSGTGYGGWGLDVGRPRGTGGPSPFAQEKGWRTVFGEEFTAVNNIHAEQYAPALEQLPAQISAERAAIEQQAIAGAAGQPVQHLELRQQLATTSLQQRRAEYLQIAPVAISFYGAIPFYKRYDSFATRLNDDGAFPMGTSGEVWGRQVWETFNASVDAAYRLHIAAQKFQALAVDLPEMARQVDEAEIAQPAVDLPKAIERRYGQILHEQQICFDCLPSFLQHQVAQSTPTQETDTLIQRFSAYVNTANALITAKQTEIPAFSDSNPNIVSPLSKPQTEALQDLVDEQATRRAGVLWADYHRALALTESIRYLQQFSASMANLTQRAMEMEQLQVRIAAEHAAAEEAARQQAEAARIASEEAARQQAEAERIAAEEAARQQAEAARQRISYINDTHSAASATTVIPIGLATFAADVASVAIREAIIAAVGRLATTKAPLAVAILSAAWPATLGNSERRYLISTPLSSLSPPDGPDLAALALSTASVDVPYLLAGSEDANDISLYLVPGGKAVPVRAATLDAERQVYSLALENPQRILTWTPASPPGGGEGSSTSLPPAPPGTVVYTGSSLNPVSNTTESYPALDLLDQERLIITFPIDSGLPPILVVFKSPRYEPGTVTGQGSMVEGVWLSEETRKAGAAIPAVIADLLRGREFRDFDAFRSEFWKIVANTLELSKQFNTTNNKLMSKGYAPKARDIDHYKGNATFILHHVIPISEGGAVYDVDNIRVVTPEAHNRIHYGTSQ